A section of the Solitalea canadensis DSM 3403 genome encodes:
- a CDS encoding replication-associated recombination protein A: protein MMDTNSIQPLAERLRPKTLDDYISQSHLVGNGGVLRKMIEMDSFPSMIFWGPPGTGKTTLALIIANTAKRPFYQLSAINSGVKDVREVIDKASAGRGIFAQRPILFIDEIHRFSKSQQDSLLGAVEKGLVTLIGATTENPSFEVIPALLSRCQVYVLNHFTKADLDQLLKKAISTDEFLQQREIELNETDALIRISGGDARKLLNTLELVVAGIPDRSIKITNELVASMAQKNGAFYDKSGEQHYDIISAFIKSIRGSDPNGAVYWLARMIEGGEDLKFIARRLLISASEDIGNANPTALVIANNTFQAVQTIGYPESRILLSQCAVYLATSPKSNASYMAINKAIQLVKQTGDLPVPLHLRNAPTKLMKELNYGKDYLYSHDYEGNFVNQEFLPDELSGEKIYEPGANSKEEQYRQWLKARWKGKYDY from the coding sequence ATGATGGATACCAATTCTATACAGCCTTTAGCGGAGCGCCTTCGACCTAAAACTTTAGATGATTATATCAGCCAGTCACATTTGGTAGGAAATGGAGGTGTGTTGCGTAAAATGATAGAAATGGATTCATTTCCATCAATGATCTTTTGGGGCCCTCCCGGAACAGGTAAAACAACCCTAGCTTTAATTATTGCCAATACAGCCAAACGCCCATTTTATCAGTTAAGTGCAATTAACTCGGGAGTAAAAGATGTGCGCGAAGTTATTGATAAGGCATCTGCAGGAAGAGGGATATTTGCACAGCGACCAATTTTATTTATTGATGAAATACATCGTTTTAGCAAGTCGCAGCAAGATTCACTACTTGGCGCAGTTGAAAAAGGCCTGGTTACATTGATCGGAGCAACAACTGAAAATCCGAGTTTCGAAGTTATTCCGGCTTTATTATCTCGTTGTCAGGTGTATGTACTTAATCACTTCACTAAGGCCGATCTTGACCAATTATTGAAAAAAGCCATCTCAACAGATGAATTTCTGCAACAAAGGGAAATTGAATTAAACGAAACGGACGCTTTAATTAGAATTTCGGGAGGAGATGCCCGAAAACTCTTAAATACACTTGAACTTGTGGTAGCCGGAATCCCTGATAGATCAATAAAAATTACCAATGAATTGGTGGCTTCAATGGCACAAAAGAATGGTGCTTTTTATGATAAGTCGGGTGAGCAACATTATGATATTATATCAGCTTTTATAAAATCGATCAGAGGGAGTGATCCTAATGGTGCTGTTTATTGGTTAGCCCGTATGATTGAAGGGGGGGAGGACCTGAAATTTATTGCTCGACGCCTATTGATATCTGCTTCAGAAGATATCGGGAATGCTAACCCCACAGCATTAGTGATCGCCAATAATACCTTTCAGGCTGTTCAAACCATTGGTTATCCTGAAAGCAGAATACTATTAAGCCAATGTGCTGTTTATTTGGCTACTTCTCCCAAAAGTAATGCATCTTACATGGCTATTAACAAGGCCATTCAGTTGGTTAAACAAACAGGCGACCTTCCGGTACCGCTGCATTTGCGTAATGCTCCAACCAAATTAATGAAGGAACTTAATTATGGTAAAGACTACCTGTATTCCCATGATTATGAAGGGAATTTTGTTAACCAGGAATTCTTGCCTGACGAATTAAGTGGCGAAAAAATTTATGAGCCTGGAGCCAATTCGAAAGAAGAGCAATATCGTCAATGGTTAAAAGCGCGATGGAAAGGTAAGTACGATTACTAA
- a CDS encoding carboxypeptidase-like regulatory domain-containing protein, which yields MATKRKDLRLKINSSSIKPITFYSGLKVFFSSLLLSLGLINNAKGATSWSEKIKITSYNTQEISINISDSIKVITGRVLYKQDNESVQGAVISIKGTDVKTYSDKDGNFRLEIPTRLINKKKITLTVNFLGFQETIKKLKSNELNNPLFIELKLDATV from the coding sequence ATTGCCACCAAAAGAAAAGATTTACGGTTAAAAATTAATTCTTCATCCATAAAACCAATTACATTTTACTCCGGATTAAAAGTTTTTTTTAGTTCGTTATTACTTTCACTGGGTTTAATAAATAATGCTAAAGGAGCAACTAGTTGGAGTGAAAAAATAAAAATCACTTCGTATAACACACAAGAAATTTCCATCAACATATCCGATAGTATTAAAGTAATAACCGGAAGAGTACTTTATAAACAGGACAATGAAAGTGTACAGGGGGCGGTAATTTCCATTAAAGGAACTGATGTAAAGACTTATTCGGATAAAGATGGAAACTTCAGGCTTGAAATTCCTACCCGCTTAATTAACAAAAAGAAAATTACGCTAACAGTAAATTTCTTAGGATTTCAGGAAACGATAAAAAAGCTTAAATCCAATGAATTAAACAATCCCCTATTTATTGAGCTAAAGCTTGATGCCACTGTATAA
- a CDS encoding collagen-like triple helix repeat-containing protein — MKLKIYAPLIILLLNSVNLLAQSGLTGFNYQTIIRNASGTPLANQTVTMRFSIQSGSGSGTVEYAESQSLTTNQFGLVTHVVGRGTAISGRFSEIKWSNANQYIKVEVDLNNGTNFTTLGTIELVAVPYALFSLGGNSTSLHNELDKESTVYQQGPKGDKGDKGEKGDTGPGCITGAQGPTGAQGPVGEKGETGAVGPVGSIGETGAQGPIGPQGKQGETGPVGPEGPTGPPGIQGPEGAQGPKGDKGDTGIQGQVGPKGNTGPQGPTGAQGPQGIAGPPGDCTTVVGPPGPEGPAGATGPQGPAGQKGDTGAQGPAGETGAIGPQGPAGPAGSIEGTTASGDLSGTYPGPSVIKLQGFAVASTTPANGQVLKWNGSAWSPATESNGSAFALPFSQGYNGSGNAFELTHKGNGKAIVGFNSGTGSAGFFQITGTGNSSNALTGMTNGTGFAGYFQGSNALFTVGALRFTGLGEAAGKVLMSDANGNATWSTVDGTVGPPGPQGPQGPAGPKGDSGATGATGLQGDAGPIGLTGATGPSGPVGPKGDPGATGPAGPSGPQGPQGPAGSIQDAPASGDLSGNYPSPTVVGLQNRPIATTAPTNGQLLKWNGTAWAPATESGGSGFSIPFSASTNVTGNAFEITHSANGKAIVGFNSGVGNAGHFQIVNENNTANALTGITNGKGIGVYGEASAAGTAASFKAIAIGGKALVTEGSIQLKGQGATAGYVLTSDSIGNATWQVSQGGGVGGPKVGFEAVPPTDTAKLIAIPTNKLYSLKFNKESYDDGGVYDTSGVFTAPVAGVYHFDVAVAVDATSFAGLSTLKLNINGNSHREALNPSRNSGTVTLNISTNLKLAKGDKVTLALFLQAEETTRNLYWGSRYSYFAGNQVY, encoded by the coding sequence ATGAAATTAAAGATTTACGCGCCTCTGATAATTTTGTTGCTAAATTCTGTCAACTTGCTAGCTCAAAGTGGTTTAACTGGTTTTAATTACCAAACCATTATCAGAAATGCTTCAGGAACTCCATTAGCTAATCAAACGGTAACGATGCGTTTTAGCATCCAGAGCGGTTCAGGTTCCGGAACTGTTGAGTATGCCGAATCTCAATCTCTTACAACTAATCAATTTGGATTGGTCACACATGTTGTCGGGCGGGGGACGGCTATTTCAGGCCGGTTCTCCGAAATTAAATGGAGTAATGCCAATCAATACATTAAAGTTGAGGTTGATTTAAACAATGGGACTAATTTCACCACTTTAGGTACCATTGAATTAGTCGCAGTTCCTTATGCATTATTTTCATTGGGAGGAAACTCGACCTCTTTACATAATGAATTGGATAAGGAGTCAACTGTTTACCAACAGGGCCCGAAAGGTGATAAAGGCGACAAAGGTGAAAAAGGAGATACGGGTCCTGGCTGTATAACTGGTGCTCAAGGTCCTACTGGTGCTCAGGGACCTGTCGGTGAAAAAGGAGAAACAGGAGCTGTTGGACCTGTTGGCTCAATAGGAGAAACAGGTGCGCAAGGCCCTATTGGTCCTCAGGGAAAACAAGGTGAAACTGGTCCTGTCGGTCCGGAAGGCCCAACCGGTCCTCCCGGAATTCAAGGCCCAGAAGGTGCACAAGGACCTAAAGGCGATAAAGGTGATACAGGTATTCAAGGGCAGGTCGGCCCTAAAGGTAATACGGGGCCTCAAGGTCCAACCGGAGCACAGGGACCTCAAGGTATTGCTGGTCCTCCAGGAGATTGTACAACTGTTGTAGGGCCTCCGGGTCCGGAAGGCCCTGCAGGAGCAACTGGTCCACAAGGCCCAGCCGGTCAGAAGGGTGATACGGGAGCTCAGGGACCAGCTGGTGAAACAGGAGCAATAGGTCCGCAAGGACCGGCTGGTCCTGCCGGTTCAATTGAGGGAACTACTGCATCTGGCGATTTAAGTGGAACTTATCCCGGACCTTCAGTAATAAAACTTCAGGGATTTGCAGTTGCCAGCACAACCCCAGCTAATGGTCAAGTGCTGAAATGGAACGGAAGTGCATGGTCACCAGCTACCGAGAGCAACGGTTCTGCCTTTGCCCTTCCGTTTTCTCAAGGTTATAACGGGTCAGGAAATGCTTTTGAATTAACCCATAAAGGTAATGGTAAAGCTATAGTTGGCTTCAATTCCGGTACAGGTTCTGCCGGATTCTTCCAAATTACCGGAACTGGTAACAGCTCAAATGCATTAACCGGTATGACAAACGGTACTGGCTTTGCCGGTTATTTTCAAGGCTCCAATGCACTATTTACTGTTGGAGCTTTACGGTTTACCGGATTGGGCGAAGCAGCCGGAAAGGTACTTATGTCGGATGCAAATGGAAATGCAACATGGAGCACTGTTGATGGTACTGTTGGTCCTCCAGGCCCTCAGGGTCCACAAGGCCCTGCTGGTCCAAAAGGAGATTCCGGAGCAACTGGAGCAACAGGTCTTCAGGGAGATGCAGGTCCTATCGGTTTAACCGGAGCAACCGGTCCTTCAGGTCCAGTTGGTCCAAAGGGAGATCCAGGAGCAACTGGTCCGGCAGGTCCTTCCGGACCCCAAGGGCCTCAAGGTCCTGCTGGAAGTATTCAGGATGCTCCAGCAAGTGGCGATTTAAGTGGCAATTATCCCTCTCCAACAGTGGTTGGTTTACAAAACAGACCAATAGCTACTACAGCCCCTACAAATGGTCAACTATTAAAGTGGAATGGTACGGCATGGGCTCCAGCTACAGAATCAGGCGGATCAGGATTTTCAATTCCATTTTCAGCGAGTACCAATGTAACCGGTAATGCTTTTGAGATCACGCATTCTGCAAATGGAAAGGCTATTGTCGGCTTTAATAGTGGCGTTGGTAATGCTGGTCATTTTCAAATTGTAAATGAAAATAATACAGCTAATGCGCTAACGGGTATTACAAACGGAAAAGGTATTGGTGTTTATGGTGAAGCTTCAGCAGCAGGTACTGCGGCTTCCTTTAAAGCCATTGCTATTGGTGGGAAAGCTTTAGTTACAGAGGGTTCGATTCAACTTAAAGGACAAGGCGCCACTGCCGGCTATGTATTAACATCAGATTCAATTGGTAATGCTACCTGGCAGGTTTCCCAGGGTGGTGGAGTTGGCGGACCTAAAGTGGGTTTCGAAGCAGTTCCTCCAACTGATACTGCCAAGTTAATCGCCATTCCTACCAATAAATTGTATTCGCTAAAATTTAATAAGGAAAGCTATGATGATGGTGGTGTTTATGACACCTCTGGTGTATTTACTGCTCCTGTGGCGGGTGTTTACCACTTTGATGTGGCCGTTGCCGTGGATGCAACTTCATTTGCCGGATTGTCTACATTAAAACTCAATATAAACGGGAATTCGCACAGGGAAGCACTTAATCCTTCAAGGAATTCAGGTACTGTTACCTTAAACATAAGTACTAATCTAAAACTGGCAAAAGGTGATAAGGTTACTTTAGCTTTATTCTTACAGGCTGAAGAAACAACCAGAAATCTTTATTGGGGTAGTAGGTATAGTTATTTTGCAGGTAATCAGGTTTATTAG
- a CDS encoding T9SS type A sorting domain-containing protein: protein MKKYVYIGMLLFIAFGVKAQVEVSSPGSANTLVKMDRQVVASGGGYCVTSQGVSFQHCFGEVIVQSLIQPNQLLTQGFEQPHLLINRFSEITKSKTFELILYPNPTSYLTKVKFVLKQPAKVKVVVMDGLGRILNSFSKNYELGAVEIPIDVKHLAIGGYYVQVYINNEKYERKLLIE, encoded by the coding sequence ATGAAAAAGTACGTATATATAGGGATGTTGCTTTTTATAGCTTTTGGTGTAAAGGCGCAGGTCGAAGTTAGTAGCCCGGGCTCAGCTAATACATTGGTTAAAATGGACAGACAGGTAGTTGCCAGTGGAGGTGGTTATTGTGTTACTTCCCAAGGAGTAAGTTTTCAGCATTGTTTCGGCGAAGTGATAGTTCAGAGTCTAATTCAGCCCAACCAACTACTAACGCAAGGATTTGAGCAGCCCCACTTATTAATTAACCGTTTTTCAGAAATAACAAAATCAAAAACATTTGAATTAATACTTTATCCTAATCCTACTTCTTATCTCACTAAAGTAAAATTTGTACTAAAGCAGCCTGCAAAAGTTAAAGTGGTAGTGATGGATGGTTTAGGGCGAATTTTAAATTCTTTTTCAAAAAATTATGAATTGGGAGCAGTTGAAATTCCAATTGATGTAAAACACCTGGCAATAGGAGGGTATTATGTTCAAGTTTATATCAATAATGAAAAATATGAACGTAAATTATTAATTGAATAA
- the topA gene encoding type I DNA topoisomerase — protein sequence MAKNLLIVESPAKAKTIEGYLGKDFMVKSSFGHIRDLAKGDDAIDVNNDFAQKYEVPEDKRAVVSELKKLAKDAEMVWLASDEDREGEAISWHLLQTLGLDESKTKRIVFHEITKPAILKAIENPRSIDYGLVHAQQARRVLDRLVGFELSPILWKKVKPSLSAGRVQSVAVRLIVEREREINHFNAEAQFKITALFSTDGKKVNLKAELPQRFKTAAEGEKFLTDCLGANFKVNSLEVKPAKRTPAPPFTTSTLQQEASRKLGFSVSRTMQVAQRLYEAGKITYMRTDSVNLSDTALNSAEKEIRTAYGDQYHHLRKYKTKSSGAQEAHEAIRPTYFNDHTIDGEPAERRLYELIWKRAIASQMSDAAFERTNVKIGISSRTEEFQAQGEVLKFDGFLKVYMESHDDEDDVNDEDTSILPPLTKGQALELKEMTAAERFSRPAARYTEASLVKKLEELGIGRPSTYAPTISTIQKRGYVIKEDREGKQRQYQLFILKDGKIEKKTESETYGNEKAKLFPSDIGALVNDFLVQHFENVVDYNFTASVEKEFDEIAQGMKEWTEMIHSFYTPFHQDVEKTIQTADRVRADRDLGIDPESGKRVSVRMGRYGPFVQIGETDDEEKPRYASLKAGQMIETISFDEALDLFKLPKKVGIFEDKEMTVAIGRFGPYIRHNNAFYSLTKEDDPFTIDEARSIELILAKREKDANKLIKSFDEDENVKVLNGRWGPYIAFGKQNVKIPKGTDPASLTYAECKELAEKDASAEKAGTKKKVPAKAAAAKKAPAKKTVAKAKK from the coding sequence ATGGCTAAAAATTTATTGATTGTTGAGTCACCGGCAAAAGCCAAAACCATCGAAGGGTATTTGGGCAAGGATTTTATGGTTAAGTCCAGCTTTGGCCATATACGCGACTTAGCTAAAGGTGATGATGCCATTGATGTAAATAACGACTTTGCCCAGAAATATGAAGTTCCGGAAGATAAACGCGCGGTTGTTTCTGAGTTAAAGAAATTAGCCAAAGATGCTGAGATGGTATGGCTGGCATCCGATGAAGATCGCGAAGGAGAAGCAATTTCATGGCATTTGTTGCAAACCTTAGGGTTGGATGAATCCAAAACTAAACGTATTGTTTTTCATGAGATTACTAAACCGGCGATTTTAAAAGCGATTGAAAATCCTCGCTCAATTGATTACGGACTGGTTCACGCACAACAAGCCCGACGTGTGTTGGATCGTTTGGTTGGTTTTGAGCTTTCTCCAATCCTTTGGAAAAAAGTAAAACCTTCTTTATCTGCCGGACGTGTTCAATCAGTAGCTGTACGCTTAATCGTTGAACGCGAACGTGAAATAAATCACTTTAATGCTGAAGCTCAATTTAAAATAACAGCGCTTTTCAGCACTGACGGTAAGAAGGTTAATTTAAAAGCTGAATTACCTCAACGTTTTAAAACTGCTGCTGAAGGCGAAAAATTTCTGACAGATTGCTTAGGTGCCAACTTCAAAGTGAACTCTTTGGAGGTAAAACCTGCAAAAAGAACTCCGGCTCCTCCTTTTACCACTTCGACATTGCAACAGGAGGCCTCCCGCAAATTAGGTTTTTCGGTAAGCAGAACGATGCAAGTTGCTCAACGTTTGTATGAGGCCGGAAAGATCACTTACATGCGTACCGACTCGGTAAACCTTTCGGATACCGCATTAAATTCAGCTGAAAAAGAAATCAGAACAGCTTATGGCGATCAATATCACCATTTAAGAAAATATAAAACGAAATCATCAGGGGCTCAAGAGGCTCACGAAGCGATTCGTCCTACTTATTTCAATGATCATACAATCGACGGTGAACCTGCAGAGCGTCGTTTATATGAATTAATTTGGAAACGTGCTATCGCCTCTCAAATGAGCGATGCAGCTTTTGAACGTACAAATGTTAAAATTGGCATTTCATCACGTACAGAAGAGTTTCAGGCGCAAGGTGAAGTGTTAAAGTTTGATGGCTTCCTGAAAGTTTATATGGAGTCTCATGATGATGAGGATGATGTAAATGATGAAGATACTTCAATTCTTCCTCCATTAACAAAAGGTCAGGCGCTTGAACTTAAGGAAATGACCGCTGCTGAACGTTTTTCTCGTCCCGCAGCAAGATATACAGAGGCAAGTTTGGTAAAGAAATTAGAAGAATTAGGCATTGGCCGTCCTTCTACCTATGCACCAACTATTTCTACCATCCAAAAACGCGGTTATGTTATTAAAGAGGATCGTGAAGGAAAACAGCGTCAATATCAGTTGTTTATCTTAAAAGATGGTAAGATTGAAAAGAAAACTGAGTCTGAAACATACGGAAATGAAAAAGCCAAGTTGTTTCCAAGTGATATCGGTGCTTTAGTAAATGATTTCCTTGTACAGCATTTTGAAAATGTTGTCGATTATAATTTCACAGCTTCTGTAGAAAAAGAGTTTGACGAAATTGCTCAGGGTATGAAAGAATGGACGGAAATGATCCACTCATTCTATACACCTTTTCATCAGGATGTTGAAAAAACGATTCAGACTGCAGACCGTGTCCGCGCAGATCGTGATTTAGGTATCGATCCTGAATCTGGTAAACGTGTTTCCGTACGCATGGGCCGCTACGGGCCTTTTGTTCAGATTGGTGAAACTGATGATGAAGAGAAGCCGCGTTATGCAAGCTTGAAGGCTGGTCAAATGATCGAGACTATTTCTTTTGATGAAGCATTGGATCTATTCAAATTGCCTAAGAAAGTTGGAATTTTCGAAGATAAAGAAATGACAGTAGCCATTGGTCGTTTCGGACCTTATATTCGTCATAATAATGCGTTTTATTCGTTAACGAAAGAAGACGATCCGTTTACTATTGATGAAGCTCGTTCTATTGAGCTCATTTTAGCCAAACGCGAAAAAGACGCTAATAAATTGATCAAATCATTTGATGAGGATGAAAATGTAAAAGTGTTAAATGGCCGGTGGGGACCGTATATTGCTTTCGGAAAGCAGAACGTTAAAATCCCTAAAGGCACAGATCCTGCATCATTAACATATGCTGAGTGTAAAGAATTAGCTGAAAAAGATGCTTCAGCAGAAAAAGCCGGAACAAAGAAGAAGGTTCCTGCTAAAGCAGCGGCAGCTAAGAAAGCACCAGCCAAAAAGACCGTAGCAAAAGCGAAAAAATAA